A single genomic interval of Arthrobacter sp. NicSoilB8 harbors:
- a CDS encoding amidase, which translates to MTEIHELSAVQLREALHAGELSARQATDHFLGRIETDNPRLGAFITVTADQARKDAAAADRIHALRSRNGGALAPLHGMPLAFKDLTDVAGVVTTHGSAALERKPALTDGALPAVLRTAGVISLGKTQVPEFGLTAYSENRIAPPSRNPYALSRGSGGSSGGSAAAVAAGLVPFAPGSDGGGSVRIPAAACGLVGLKPGRGLVPAGESSGDPAQLVVAGPLARTADDAALLLDALVPGPDGHSPDAPGPAAASYLELAAREPRRLRIGVSLDSPWQTIFPFTPDPEALDALADGVARLESAGHETSEAAIRYDNRYPDAFTTAWTAGVGSARIAPQREALLTPLTRTFRRRAQQRSASKLNESLGFLRQFQRDTIAQYAGWDLILTPALAQTPRPVGWFTGAAHGGDYWPAAEWAGDADGDYRKQCEYAPWSSMVNVCGLPAISIPVHWTGGAPGCGLPMGIQLIGPMGSEALLLQVAAQLGF; encoded by the coding sequence TTGACTGAGATCCACGAGCTCTCCGCTGTCCAACTTCGCGAAGCACTGCATGCCGGCGAGCTTTCCGCCCGGCAGGCCACCGATCATTTCCTGGGCCGCATCGAGACCGACAACCCCCGCCTCGGGGCCTTCATCACCGTCACGGCGGACCAGGCGCGGAAGGACGCCGCCGCCGCGGACCGGATCCACGCCCTCCGCAGCCGGAACGGCGGCGCGTTGGCCCCGTTGCACGGCATGCCGCTGGCCTTCAAGGATCTGACGGATGTGGCGGGAGTCGTCACCACGCACGGGAGCGCGGCCTTGGAACGCAAACCGGCGCTCACCGACGGAGCCCTTCCCGCCGTGCTCAGGACCGCGGGGGTCATATCGCTGGGGAAGACGCAGGTCCCGGAGTTCGGCCTGACTGCCTACAGCGAGAACCGGATCGCCCCGCCGTCGCGCAATCCTTACGCGCTCAGCCGCGGTTCGGGCGGGTCCTCGGGCGGCAGCGCCGCCGCCGTGGCCGCGGGGCTGGTGCCGTTCGCGCCCGGATCCGACGGCGGCGGGTCCGTGCGGATTCCGGCAGCGGCCTGCGGGCTGGTCGGGCTGAAGCCCGGCCGCGGGCTCGTGCCCGCCGGGGAAAGCTCCGGCGATCCGGCCCAACTGGTGGTTGCCGGCCCGCTCGCCCGCACGGCCGACGATGCCGCCCTGTTGCTCGATGCCCTGGTTCCCGGCCCGGACGGGCACAGTCCGGACGCGCCGGGACCGGCGGCCGCCAGCTATCTCGAACTCGCCGCCAGGGAGCCGCGCCGGTTGCGGATCGGCGTAAGCCTGGACAGCCCGTGGCAGACGATTTTCCCTTTCACTCCGGACCCCGAGGCGCTGGATGCGCTGGCCGACGGCGTCGCCCGGCTGGAATCAGCCGGCCACGAGACGTCGGAGGCCGCGATCCGATATGACAACCGCTACCCGGACGCCTTCACCACAGCCTGGACAGCCGGCGTCGGGAGCGCGCGAATCGCACCCCAGCGCGAGGCGCTCCTGACCCCGCTCACCAGGACGTTCCGGCGGCGCGCGCAACAGCGCAGTGCCTCCAAACTCAACGAATCCCTCGGGTTCCTCCGGCAGTTCCAGCGGGACACGATCGCACAGTACGCCGGATGGGACCTCATATTGACGCCGGCCCTGGCACAGACACCGCGCCCCGTGGGCTGGTTCACGGGCGCGGCCCACGGCGGCGACTACTGGCCGGCCGCGGAATGGGCGGGCGACGCCGACGGTGACTACCGCAAACAATGCGAATACGCGCCGTGGTCGTCCATGGTGAACGTCTGCGGGCTGCCGGCCATCAGCATCCCGGTGCACTGGACTGGCGGCGCCCCGGGTTGCGGCCTGCCGATGGGCATCCAGCTCATCGGGCCGATGGGCTCCGAGGCGCTGCTGCTGCAGGTGGCTGCCCAACTGGGGTTCTGA
- a CDS encoding rhodanese-like domain-containing protein has translation MSDFQSVSVSGIPDGARILDVREDYEWVAGHAEGALHIPMEQLPARIEELDPDEDVYVICRTGGRSYRATQWLVGMGYSAMNVAGGMDQWVETGMPLVSDNGLKPVVL, from the coding sequence ATGAGCGACTTCCAGAGCGTCAGCGTGTCTGGCATCCCCGACGGTGCGAGGATCCTTGATGTCCGCGAGGACTATGAATGGGTCGCGGGCCACGCCGAAGGCGCCCTGCACATACCGATGGAGCAGCTGCCGGCCCGGATCGAGGAGCTTGACCCGGACGAGGACGTCTATGTCATCTGCCGCACCGGGGGCCGCTCCTACCGGGCCACCCAGTGGCTCGTCGGCATGGGGTACTCCGCTATGAATGTGGCCGGCGGCATGGACCAGTGGGTCGAGACCGGCATGCCGCTGGTATCCGACAACGGTCTCAAGCCGGTCGTCCTGTAA
- the pheA gene encoding prephenate dehydratase, which yields MPAPTVTYTFLGPEGTFTEAALMQVPGAADAIRIPSSNVNTALDKVRDGSADAAMVPIENSVEGGVTATLDAIATGQELRIIREALVPISFVLVAKPGVAIGDIRRVSTHGHAWAQCRLWVDANIPNAEYIPGSSTAAAAMGLLDDGGAHYDAAICAPIVAAEQPGLKVLAENIGDNPGAVTRFVLVGRPGELPARTGADKTTVVVPLPEDRPGALMEILDQFATRGVNLSRIESRPTGQYLGHYFFSIDADGHVADARVADALAGLHRISPATRFLGSYRRADGHRTIVAPHTSDQAFRAAHAWVKDILGDASAAAEYTPGASPRA from the coding sequence ATGCCCGCACCAACTGTCACCTACACATTCCTCGGCCCCGAAGGCACCTTCACCGAAGCGGCCCTGATGCAGGTTCCGGGCGCGGCGGACGCCATCCGTATCCCGTCGTCAAATGTGAACACGGCCCTGGACAAGGTGCGGGACGGCTCGGCCGATGCGGCCATGGTGCCGATCGAAAACTCCGTTGAGGGCGGCGTCACCGCCACCCTCGACGCCATCGCCACCGGCCAGGAGCTCAGGATCATCCGCGAGGCCCTGGTGCCCATCAGCTTCGTCCTTGTGGCCAAGCCGGGCGTGGCGATCGGAGACATCAGGCGGGTCTCCACCCACGGCCACGCCTGGGCCCAGTGCAGGCTCTGGGTGGACGCAAATATTCCCAATGCAGAATACATCCCCGGATCCTCCACTGCCGCTGCCGCCATGGGCCTGCTGGACGACGGCGGCGCCCACTACGACGCCGCGATCTGCGCCCCGATCGTGGCCGCCGAGCAGCCGGGCCTGAAAGTGCTCGCCGAAAACATCGGCGACAACCCCGGAGCGGTCACCCGGTTCGTGCTGGTGGGCCGCCCGGGCGAACTCCCGGCCCGCACCGGGGCAGACAAGACCACCGTGGTGGTGCCGCTGCCCGAAGACCGGCCGGGTGCCCTCATGGAGATCCTGGACCAGTTCGCCACCCGCGGCGTGAACCTGAGCCGGATCGAATCCCGGCCGACCGGCCAGTACCTGGGCCATTACTTCTTCAGCATTGATGCCGACGGCCACGTGGCCGACGCCCGGGTGGCCGACGCACTCGCGGGTCTCCACCGGATCAGCCCGGCCACGCGTTTTCTCGGGTCCTACCGGCGGGCTGACGGCCACCGGACCATCGTTGCGCCGCACACCTCCGACCAGGCATTCCGGGCCGCGCATGCTTGGGTGAAAGACATACTGGGTGATGCATCTGCCGCTGCGGAATATACGCCGGGGGCTTCGCCCAGAGCGTAG
- a CDS encoding diacylglycerol kinase family protein: MRDWLLYLVIAGILAFAVSSWWGVRRLKAKHTRRAVWEETHSPGLGRQKVAVVLNPIKARSAEARNLVESACAEAGWEPPRIFETTAQDPGFSQARAAVDYGADVVLAGGGDGTVRVVAEVLAGTDTAMGLIPLGTGNLLARNVHLEVNDLQGNVQAALFGHQRFIDTARMTVENSRTGESAQHTFLVIAGIGMDAEVVSDTYDGLKKAVGWLAYTEAGVRHLPGRRKKVSIALDDQPEQFRKIRSVLFANCGLIPGGIDFIPQAMIDDGMLDVVVMSPRSAIGWLAMYTKIVLKHKKDLPVMTYYRSGKITIRCPEPMPTQVDGDPSGEATKVTVQVDPGSLLVRVKDGTEGG, encoded by the coding sequence ATGCGCGACTGGCTGCTCTACCTCGTCATCGCTGGGATCCTGGCGTTTGCCGTCTCCAGTTGGTGGGGGGTGCGCCGGCTGAAGGCCAAACACACCCGGCGTGCGGTGTGGGAGGAGACCCACAGCCCGGGCCTGGGCCGGCAGAAGGTCGCCGTGGTCCTGAATCCCATTAAAGCCAGGTCCGCCGAGGCCCGGAACCTCGTTGAATCCGCATGCGCCGAGGCGGGCTGGGAACCGCCCCGCATCTTTGAAACCACCGCCCAGGACCCGGGGTTCTCGCAGGCCCGGGCGGCGGTGGACTACGGGGCCGACGTCGTCCTGGCCGGCGGCGGCGACGGTACGGTGCGCGTCGTCGCCGAGGTCCTCGCCGGGACGGACACGGCGATGGGCCTGATTCCGCTCGGCACCGGCAACCTCCTGGCCCGCAATGTGCACCTGGAGGTCAACGATCTCCAGGGGAACGTGCAGGCGGCCTTGTTCGGGCACCAGCGGTTCATCGATACGGCACGGATGACCGTGGAGAATTCACGCACCGGGGAATCGGCGCAACACACGTTCCTGGTCATTGCGGGGATCGGAATGGACGCCGAGGTGGTCAGTGACACCTATGACGGCTTAAAGAAGGCCGTGGGCTGGCTCGCCTACACCGAGGCCGGAGTCCGGCACCTTCCGGGGCGCCGCAAGAAGGTCTCGATCGCGCTGGACGATCAGCCGGAGCAGTTCCGGAAGATCCGCAGCGTCCTGTTCGCGAACTGCGGCCTGATCCCCGGGGGAATCGACTTCATCCCGCAGGCGATGATCGATGACGGGATGCTCGACGTCGTGGTGATGAGCCCGCGCAGTGCAATCGGCTGGCTCGCGATGTATACAAAGATCGTGCTGAAGCACAAGAAGGATCTGCCGGTCATGACGTATTACCGGTCCGGCAAGATTACGATCCGGTGCCCCGAACCTATGCCTACCCAGGTCGACGGCGATCCTTCCGGCGAGGCCACGAAGGTCACCGTCCAGGTGGACCCGGGATCCCTGCTGGTCCGGGTCAAGGACGGCACCGAAGGCGGCTAG
- the serS gene encoding serine--tRNA ligase gives MIDVKDLSDNPDKFRASQRARGADEAAVDAIIAADSARRAALIRFENLRAEQNAFGKKVAQAKGEEKQALLAEVKVLAASVKAASAEADVAQTAQEELLRTIPNLIEDGVPAGGEDDYIVVKTVGTPREFPDFEPKDHLEIGELIGAIDMERGAKVSGSRFYFLRGVGARLEMALLQMAMDQAIDAGFVPMITPTLVRPETMQGTGFDVKHDAEIYRLAEDDLYLVGTSEVALAGYHADEILDLSGGPIRYAGQSSCYRREAGSHGKDTRGIIRVHQFNKVEMFIYATVEEAAAEHARLLAWEEEMLAKCELPYRVIDTAAGDLGNSAARKFDCEAWVPTQGAYRELTSTSNCTTFQARRLNIRERVLNEDGAPKGTRAVATLNGTLATTRWIVAILEHHQNPDGSVNVPAALQKYLGGMTVFPVL, from the coding sequence GTGATCGACGTAAAAGACCTCAGCGACAATCCGGACAAGTTCCGTGCCAGCCAGCGCGCCCGCGGCGCCGACGAAGCCGCGGTGGACGCGATCATCGCTGCGGACTCGGCCAGGCGCGCGGCGCTGATCCGGTTCGAGAACCTGCGGGCCGAACAGAACGCCTTCGGCAAGAAGGTTGCGCAGGCCAAGGGCGAGGAGAAGCAGGCCCTCCTTGCCGAGGTGAAGGTTCTGGCTGCCTCCGTCAAGGCCGCGTCGGCCGAGGCCGACGTCGCCCAGACGGCCCAGGAGGAGCTGCTCCGGACCATCCCCAACCTGATTGAGGACGGTGTCCCGGCCGGCGGCGAGGATGACTACATTGTGGTCAAGACGGTCGGCACGCCACGCGAATTCCCCGACTTCGAGCCGAAGGACCACCTGGAGATCGGCGAGCTGATCGGGGCGATCGACATGGAACGCGGGGCAAAGGTCTCCGGCTCACGCTTCTACTTCCTGCGCGGCGTGGGCGCCCGGCTGGAAATGGCGCTGCTCCAGATGGCCATGGACCAGGCGATCGACGCCGGGTTCGTGCCCATGATCACGCCCACCCTGGTCCGCCCTGAGACCATGCAGGGCACCGGTTTTGACGTCAAGCACGATGCCGAGATCTACCGTCTGGCCGAAGACGACCTCTACCTTGTGGGCACCTCCGAGGTAGCCCTGGCCGGCTACCATGCCGACGAGATCCTGGACTTGTCCGGCGGTCCCATCCGCTACGCGGGCCAGAGCTCGTGCTACCGCCGCGAGGCCGGCTCGCACGGCAAGGACACCCGCGGCATCATCCGGGTCCACCAGTTCAACAAGGTCGAGATGTTCATCTACGCCACGGTTGAGGAGGCGGCAGCCGAGCACGCCCGCCTCCTGGCGTGGGAAGAGGAGATGCTGGCCAAATGCGAGCTCCCGTACCGCGTGATTGACACCGCGGCGGGGGATCTGGGCAACTCCGCGGCCCGGAAGTTCGACTGCGAGGCTTGGGTCCCCACCCAGGGCGCGTACCGGGAGCTGACCTCGACGTCCAACTGCACCACCTTCCAGGCCCGCCGTCTGAACATCCGCGAACGTGTCCTGAATGAGGACGGTGCTCCCAAGGGCACCCGGGCCGTGGCCACGCTCAACGGCACCCTGGCCACCACCCGCTGGATTGTCGCCATTCTGGAGCACCACCAGAACCCGGACGGCTCGGTCAATGTCCCCGCTGCCCTGCAGAAGTACCTGGGCGGCATGACGGTGTTCCCCGTTCTCTGA
- a CDS encoding HAD family hydrolase, which yields MTTMTESSVAGNDDRRTEYQNNATATNATENTAAQTRATRNKNVRNSTGDKLMIALDVDGTLVDHDGHMSVPVREAAQAVVAAGHHVMIATGRSLNATLPVIEHIGIDNGYAVCSNGGVILRVDSGLPDGYEVLHKATFDPGPALRALRKRLPAAKYALEDENGNFLSTERFQDASFGVEAVGVDFQTMLEAVAVRVVVFSSENTPEEFNTAIRHIGLAGVTYSVGWTAWLDIAAAGVTKASALEHLRSRLSIETHRTIAVGDGRNDIEMLTWARRGVAMGQAPVEVIAAADEVTKSVYDDGAAHVLRSLL from the coding sequence ATGACAACCATGACTGAATCCTCAGTCGCCGGCAACGATGACCGGCGCACGGAATACCAGAACAACGCAACTGCAACCAACGCAACCGAAAACACGGCAGCCCAAACCAGGGCAACCCGGAACAAGAACGTCCGGAACAGCACCGGCGACAAGTTGATGATCGCCCTGGACGTCGACGGCACCCTGGTGGACCACGACGGCCACATGTCGGTTCCGGTCCGCGAGGCCGCCCAGGCCGTGGTGGCCGCCGGCCACCACGTCATGATCGCGACGGGCCGCTCGCTCAATGCCACGCTGCCCGTCATCGAGCACATCGGGATCGACAACGGGTACGCCGTGTGCTCCAACGGCGGGGTGATCCTGCGCGTCGACTCCGGGCTGCCCGACGGCTACGAAGTCCTCCACAAGGCAACCTTTGACCCCGGTCCGGCCCTCCGCGCCCTGCGCAAGCGGCTGCCCGCGGCCAAGTACGCCCTTGAGGACGAGAACGGCAACTTCCTGTCCACGGAGCGCTTCCAGGACGCCAGCTTCGGCGTCGAAGCGGTCGGTGTCGACTTCCAGACCATGCTGGAAGCCGTCGCCGTGCGCGTGGTGGTTTTCAGCTCGGAAAACACCCCCGAAGAGTTCAACACCGCGATCCGCCATATCGGGCTCGCCGGCGTGACCTATTCGGTGGGCTGGACGGCGTGGCTGGACATCGCCGCCGCCGGCGTCACGAAGGCCAGCGCGCTGGAGCACCTCCGCAGCCGGCTCAGCATTGAAACGCACCGTACGATCGCCGTCGGCGACGGCCGCAATGACATCGAGATGCTGACATGGGCACGCCGCGGCGTGGCCATGGGCCAGGCCCCGGTGGAGGTCATTGCCGCCGCCGATGAAGTCACGAAGTCGGTCTACGACGACGGCGCCGCCCACGTGCTCCGCAGCCTCCTCTAA